From the Propionispora hippei DSM 15287 genome, the window GGAAGATTTAATGAATGGAATTGCATTAAATTCTATGGCCTTTAATTTGGCAAGAATTATCGGTCCTGCAGTTGCGGGACTGGTTATGGGATATGTTGGTCTGGCGGCGTGTTTTTTTATAAATTCCATTAGCTTTGCAGCAGTCTTGGCAAGTTTGTATCTTATTAAATTAAAGCCGGCAGTAATAAAGTCTCAAAATAATTCTAATGTGTGGGAAGAAATCAAAGATGGCCTTACCTACATTTATCATAACGATAGTCTTTTATATACGATCATCATCTTGACTATAGTCGGTACGTTTGCTCCGAATTTTAATGTCCTCGTTCCTGTTTTTGCCAAGGATGTACTGCATCAAAATGAGGCAGGCTTTGGCATTCTTATGTCCTTTTTGGGAGCGGGATCATTTTTGGGTGCCATGTTCATCGCTACCTTAAGTAAATCGGGGCCTAAAAAATTTATTATTTATGGTGTACCCTTTATTATAGCTATGGCGTTAATTATTACTGGTTATATTGATGTTTACTTATTGACCGGACTTTCTCTGGCCGTTACGGGCTTCTTTTTTATTATGTTTACTTCCAGTGCAAATTCAACGTTGCAGCTTAATTCAAGTAATGAATACCGCGGCAGAGTCATGAGTGTATACACGTTGGTCTTTGCCGGAACCACACCGTTTGGGAATTTTTACGCCGGATTATTTGCGGAGCATTTTAATGCAAGAGTAGGTTTTGCGGCTTGCGGTATGATCATCATTGTGCTTATGATTCTTTTATATGTATGTATATGGGGAAAAAGGCTTTTTTTGCCGGAGCGATTTAACCGGCAGTAAGAAA encodes:
- a CDS encoding MFS transporter; translated protein: MSTTDEAKSRFSNPFIALKHKNFRYYWIGMCVSLIGTWMQNIAQPWLAYTLTNSPFLLSLIGILQFTPMLLLALLAGVVVDKFPKKKILIFTQSASLVITLILAILVWTGKIQYWHILLMATALGIVNTIDMPSRQALVIELVGKEDLMNGIALNSMAFNLARIIGPAVAGLVMGYVGLAACFFINSISFAAVLASLYLIKLKPAVIKSQNNSNVWEEIKDGLTYIYHNDSLLYTIIILTIVGTFAPNFNVLVPVFAKDVLHQNEAGFGILMSFLGAGSFLGAMFIATLSKSGPKKFIIYGVPFIIAMALIITGYIDVYLLTGLSLAVTGFFFIMFTSSANSTLQLNSSNEYRGRVMSVYTLVFAGTTPFGNFYAGLFAEHFNARVGFAACGMIIIVLMILLYVCIWGKRLFLPERFNRQ